GCGCCCGGCTTTTCGTTTCACCTTCTTATGAATCGCCTTGAGGAATAATATCGTCCATCGTTATTTTTAATACTTTGGCGATTTCCTTAAGTACTTCCGCCGCGCCGGTCCGCTTTCGGTTTTCGATCTGCGAGAGATAGGGAACGCTGATTCCCGCCGCTTTCGCCAATTGTTTCTGCGTCCATCCGCGATATTCGCGCCAAGTTTTTATGGGATTATCGCCTTTTAGGATCGAAAAAGCCACTTCGCCGGGGATGAGTTCTTCTTCTCC
The window above is part of the Candidatus Omnitrophota bacterium genome. Proteins encoded here:
- a CDS encoding helix-turn-helix transcriptional regulator is translated as MNPQIQVIEKDGKPEWAVIPYDLYRKLSEEAEMLQDIRDYDAAKAALERGEEELIPGEVAFSILKGDNPIKTWREYRGWTQKQLAKAAGISVPYLSQIENRKRTGAAEVLKEIAKVLKITMDDIIPQGDS